A window of Roseovarius sp. THAF27 contains these coding sequences:
- a CDS encoding AAA family ATPase, which translates to MSSVQKQPESSPITACTISRNVQDFDLLIEDMETAMGEAWGDLGFAEALAFFNQPEADCLEFVALAIDSTDEDEIGLLSEIITLAKARGIKVILIAEDVSPASLHQLLRQGADEFVPYPLPENELQAAIDRLHSNPAAAEPDAAAPFGASSAPGDGVLLAVQGLAGGTGATTLAVNLAWELASVSKTDAPRVCILDLGLQTGSVATYLDLPRKDVVYEMWADTDSMDEDIFKQALVPFDDKLWVLTAPTDILPLDMITSEDVQRVLDLARSKFDYVIVDMPSTLVQWTETVLHSAQIYFTTLELDMRSAQNALRLKRALRSEDLPIEKLRFCLNRAPKFTDLNGKSRVKRLAESLEISIEVQLPDGGKPVMQAGDHGTPLASAAGKNPLRKEIAKLAASLHALGQSDAEKAA; encoded by the coding sequence ATGAGTAGTGTGCAAAAACAACCAGAATCCAGCCCGATCACGGCCTGTACCATCAGCCGTAACGTGCAGGATTTCGACTTGTTGATCGAGGACATGGAAACCGCGATGGGCGAAGCCTGGGGCGATCTGGGGTTCGCCGAGGCGCTGGCCTTCTTCAACCAACCCGAGGCCGACTGCCTCGAATTCGTGGCCCTGGCCATCGACTCCACCGACGAGGACGAGATCGGCCTGCTGAGCGAGATCATCACGCTGGCCAAGGCCCGCGGCATCAAGGTCATTCTCATCGCCGAAGACGTCAGCCCCGCCTCCCTGCACCAGCTCTTGCGGCAAGGCGCGGACGAGTTCGTCCCCTACCCGCTTCCCGAGAACGAATTGCAGGCGGCCATCGACCGGCTGCACAGCAATCCCGCCGCGGCAGAGCCCGACGCCGCCGCGCCCTTCGGCGCCTCCAGTGCCCCGGGCGATGGCGTCCTGCTGGCCGTCCAGGGCCTCGCGGGCGGCACCGGCGCCACGACGCTGGCGGTCAACCTCGCATGGGAGCTGGCCTCGGTCTCCAAGACCGACGCGCCGCGCGTCTGCATCCTGGATCTCGGCCTGCAAACCGGATCGGTCGCCACCTATCTCGACCTGCCGCGCAAGGACGTCGTCTATGAAATGTGGGCCGACACCGACTCGATGGACGAGGATATCTTCAAGCAGGCGCTCGTGCCCTTCGACGACAAGCTGTGGGTGCTGACCGCGCCCACCGACATCCTGCCGCTCGACATGATCACGTCCGAGGACGTGCAGCGCGTGCTCGACCTGGCCCGCTCCAAGTTCGACTACGTCATCGTCGACATGCCCAGCACGCTGGTCCAGTGGACCGAAACCGTGCTGCATTCCGCGCAGATCTATTTCACCACGCTCGAGCTTGACATGCGTTCGGCCCAGAACGCCCTGCGTCTGAAGCGGGCGCTGCGGTCCGAGGATCTGCCGATCGAAAAGCTGCGCTTCTGCCTGAACCGGGCGCCGAAATTCACCGACCTGAACGGCAAGAGCCGCGTCAAGCGTCTGGCCGAAAGCCTGGAGATCAGCATCGAGGTGCAACTGCCCGATGGCGGCAAGCCGGTGATGCAGGCGGGCGATCACGGCACGCCGCTGGCCAGTGCCGCGGGCAAGAACCCGCTGCGCAAGGAAATCGCCAAGCTGGCGGCCTCGCTGCACGCGCTCGGCCAAAGCGACGCCGAGAAAGCCGCATAG